The Granulicella sibirica genome has a segment encoding these proteins:
- a CDS encoding HAD-IC family P-type ATPase: MTLEPCVADEESRRSQGSYSSTNQINLHTVLRCSLLGHHGPLFVASSFSRPSWTIWFLLHTLRIEGRSLSKRAQFQRAVSAKLNECGVSLKPGLKDVLRFRARMNMTTNATPKASSKSDAISDAESADALGKALDLVGLTSKQAASLLAKNGPNSMPDTFAHVLRNALLKFWAPVPWLLEASMVLQLVLHKYVEAGIIAALLVLNAALAFVQEGRAQATLNALKSRLALNASVLRDATWKIIPAAQLVVGDVVKLSLGEVVAADVHILDGSVELDQSMLTGESLPVEPGAGADTFSGALVRRGEASARVTATGTRTKFGQTAELVRTAHAVSSQQRAVLKIVRNLAFFNGGVILLMGIYALSHSMPWNEVIPLFLTAVLAAIPVGLPATFTLSSAIGARSLATLGVLPTRLSAVDEAGTIDVLCVDKTGTLTANQLSVASISPMNGFNEAQVLGIAALASSVGGEDSEDAAVRSAAAQKPSPDNPKLVVFTAFDPAKKTSEATATDAGGQALKIVKGAAATIFGLAGSDAGASAMAAKLEAQGFRLLGVAFGLPGSLRLIGMIALSDPPRADSASLISELTTLGVRTVMVTGDAPATAAIVATEVGLEGPTCPAGSIPASVKPENYSVFASIPPEGKFALVKAFQKSGHTVGMCGDGANDAPALRQAQIGIAVSTATDVAKSAAGVVLTEAGLGGIVAAIKTGRLIFQRILSYTLRSTTKKIAQLLFLAIGLLMTGQAVITPLLMVIVMITGDLFSMAYATDRVRPSGTPNSWDIGKITAAGAVLGMGFLVFSTSVLAVGKYKMRLDIDHLRTFCIIGVVYGSQAVTYAIRDRQHLWGLRPTKWLVMSTAADILFISLLANRGIEMSPLPLRVLGLELLAATVFYFALNFVKIPVFRSLKLT, from the coding sequence GTGACCCTTGAACCCTGCGTCGCGGATGAGGAAAGCCGCCGCAGCCAAGGAAGCTATTCCTCCACCAATCAAATAAACCTTCATACCGTCCTGCGCTGTTCGCTTCTGGGTCATCATGGGCCTCTGTTCGTAGCATCCAGCTTCTCAAGACCTTCGTGGACGATCTGGTTCCTTTTGCACACGTTACGTATTGAGGGCAGGTCACTGAGCAAAAGAGCACAGTTCCAACGTGCCGTGAGTGCCAAGCTCAACGAATGTGGCGTCTCGTTGAAGCCCGGCTTGAAAGACGTGCTGAGATTTCGCGCGAGGATGAATATGACAACAAACGCGACACCGAAAGCTTCGTCAAAGAGTGACGCTATCAGTGATGCGGAGTCAGCCGATGCTCTCGGTAAAGCCCTTGATCTCGTCGGACTCACCAGCAAGCAGGCCGCGAGTCTCTTAGCCAAGAACGGTCCAAACTCTATGCCGGACACTTTCGCACACGTTCTACGGAATGCACTCTTGAAGTTCTGGGCACCCGTTCCGTGGCTTTTGGAAGCGTCCATGGTCTTGCAGTTGGTGCTGCATAAGTATGTTGAAGCGGGTATTATTGCGGCGCTGCTGGTTTTAAATGCCGCTCTGGCATTTGTGCAGGAGGGGCGCGCACAAGCGACCTTGAATGCACTGAAGTCGCGCCTGGCTTTGAATGCTTCGGTGTTGCGTGACGCGACGTGGAAGATCATTCCAGCAGCACAGCTGGTTGTCGGGGATGTCGTCAAGCTATCGCTTGGTGAGGTGGTTGCGGCAGATGTTCACATCCTGGACGGTTCAGTTGAGCTCGATCAATCCATGCTGACCGGCGAATCATTGCCTGTTGAACCCGGTGCCGGGGCGGACACATTTTCGGGTGCGCTAGTGAGGCGCGGGGAAGCGAGCGCTCGGGTGACAGCCACGGGTACTCGCACCAAGTTTGGGCAGACGGCTGAGCTGGTACGGACGGCTCACGCTGTAAGTTCACAACAGCGAGCAGTCTTGAAGATCGTGAGAAATCTTGCTTTCTTCAATGGCGGAGTCATCCTACTCATGGGGATTTATGCCCTTTCTCACTCCATGCCCTGGAATGAGGTTATTCCACTCTTCTTGACAGCGGTTCTTGCGGCGATCCCGGTTGGTTTGCCCGCGACCTTTACACTATCGTCAGCTATTGGGGCACGTTCACTGGCGACGCTTGGCGTCCTTCCGACGCGCTTGTCTGCAGTGGACGAAGCAGGCACGATCGACGTGCTATGTGTCGACAAGACTGGCACTCTCACCGCCAATCAACTATCGGTAGCTAGCATATCTCCGATGAACGGCTTCAACGAGGCGCAGGTCCTTGGCATTGCGGCACTCGCAAGCTCCGTCGGTGGAGAAGACTCAGAAGATGCTGCCGTTCGCTCCGCTGCCGCGCAGAAGCCATCTCCTGACAATCCGAAGCTGGTGGTGTTTACGGCGTTTGATCCGGCCAAGAAGACATCGGAGGCGACCGCAACTGATGCTGGCGGCCAAGCTCTCAAGATCGTGAAGGGCGCGGCGGCGACCATATTCGGTCTCGCTGGTTCTGATGCCGGAGCATCGGCAATGGCAGCCAAACTGGAAGCACAAGGATTCCGTTTGCTCGGTGTGGCTTTTGGCCTTCCAGGGTCTCTTCGCCTCATCGGAATGATCGCTCTCAGTGACCCGCCTAGGGCAGATTCGGCCTCCCTCATCTCCGAACTGACAACACTCGGAGTGAGAACTGTGATGGTGACAGGTGATGCACCAGCAACAGCGGCCATCGTAGCTACAGAGGTTGGTCTAGAAGGACCAACTTGCCCGGCGGGTTCTATACCGGCGTCTGTAAAGCCAGAAAACTATTCGGTCTTCGCGAGTATTCCTCCGGAGGGTAAGTTCGCTTTAGTCAAGGCATTTCAAAAGAGTGGCCACACGGTTGGGATGTGTGGCGACGGAGCGAACGATGCACCGGCCCTGCGGCAAGCGCAAATTGGGATTGCCGTTTCAACAGCAACGGATGTAGCGAAGTCAGCGGCAGGAGTGGTGCTTACTGAGGCTGGTCTCGGCGGTATCGTCGCGGCGATCAAGACGGGCAGACTGATCTTTCAGCGCATCCTCAGCTATACGTTGCGGTCCACTACAAAGAAGATTGCTCAACTCTTATTCCTCGCCATCGGCCTCTTGATGACGGGGCAGGCGGTGATAACGCCGCTCCTGATGGTGATCGTCATGATCACTGGAGATCTTTTTTCCATGGCCTACGCGACCGACCGGGTTAGGCCATCCGGAACGCCCAATTCATGGGACATAGGCAAGATCACGGCAGCGGGAGCTGTCCTCGGCATGGGCTTTCTGGTGTTTTCCACCTCTGTTCTTGCAGTAGGAAAATACAAGATGCGTCTGGACATTGATCATCTCCGCACGTTCTGCATTATTGGCGTCGTTTATGGCAGCCAGGCAGTAACGTACGCTATTCGCGATAGACAACATCTTTGGGGTCTGCGTCCCACGAAGTGGCTCGTTATGTCTACGGCCGCCGACATCCTCTTCATCTCCTTGCTCGCAAATCGTGGCATCGAGATGTCACCGCTTCCGCTCCGAGTCTTAGGGTTGGAGCTTTTGGCGGCTACGGTTTTTTACTTTGCCCTCAACTTCGTGAAGATTCCGGTTTTCCGCAGTCTAAAGCTCACGTAA
- a CDS encoding redoxin domain-containing protein, whose amino-acid sequence MSTHIRHDLDELHTSLLTGKLPRNLSWSDTVDLIGRIGQVEPHGSDEFVFTVGTQRAFFKHPHTHELGVEEVARLRKFLRDAGPERVSDHASQPCRMVVVIDHHVAHVYQDFNGKVPESEHRVRPYDPFGFHHHLIHKKEAHYQGERVPEDKTFYEEVAKDLLPANEIVLIGHGTGKSSAVEHFAEYLKKNHHDIARHVIATETVDLSALTEQEIEAIAKRHMIVVVELHLYFVRESKRELFMPILTAGKTAPDFSLHVTPDQKLSLSELRGKPVVIAFYPADWSPVCGDELSVFNEILPELLKYKAELVAISVDVAWCHDAFAKHKHLHFPLLSDFEPKGETARAYGAYRETDGVCERALFVLDKNGVITWSYCSPVAVSPGADGILNALEALPKLGS is encoded by the coding sequence ATGAGTACACATATTCGCCACGATCTCGACGAACTGCATACAAGTCTCCTGACCGGTAAACTTCCACGGAACCTCAGTTGGTCGGACACCGTTGACCTCATTGGCCGAATCGGCCAGGTTGAACCGCACGGTAGCGACGAGTTTGTCTTTACCGTAGGGACGCAACGTGCTTTCTTCAAACACCCACACACGCATGAACTCGGCGTCGAAGAGGTCGCCCGCTTGAGGAAGTTTCTCCGCGACGCAGGCCCCGAGCGGGTATCCGATCATGCATCGCAGCCCTGTCGCATGGTCGTAGTGATTGACCATCATGTCGCCCATGTCTATCAGGATTTCAATGGGAAAGTTCCAGAATCCGAACATAGGGTGCGGCCCTATGACCCCTTCGGCTTCCATCATCACCTGATCCACAAAAAGGAAGCACATTACCAAGGTGAGCGGGTTCCGGAAGACAAGACGTTTTACGAAGAAGTTGCGAAGGATTTGCTCCCCGCAAATGAGATCGTCCTGATAGGCCACGGCACAGGCAAGAGCAGTGCGGTAGAGCATTTCGCGGAATACTTGAAAAAGAATCACCACGACATCGCACGACACGTCATCGCAACGGAAACGGTGGATCTATCGGCACTCACCGAGCAAGAGATCGAAGCGATCGCAAAGCGGCACATGATTGTCGTTGTTGAACTGCACTTGTACTTTGTTCGGGAGAGCAAGAGGGAACTATTCATGCCAATTTTGACTGCGGGCAAAACCGCACCAGACTTCAGTCTTCACGTCACGCCAGACCAAAAACTTTCACTGAGTGAACTGCGTGGAAAGCCAGTAGTGATTGCTTTTTACCCGGCAGACTGGAGCCCGGTGTGCGGTGACGAACTCAGTGTCTTCAACGAGATATTGCCGGAGTTGCTCAAGTACAAAGCGGAACTTGTTGCGATCTCAGTGGACGTTGCCTGGTGCCACGACGCCTTCGCCAAGCACAAGCACCTTCACTTTCCATTGCTCTCTGACTTCGAACCGAAGGGCGAGACTGCTCGTGCCTATGGGGCCTATAGAGAGACTGACGGAGTATGTGAACGCGCACTGTTTGTTCTCGACAAGAATGGCGTGATCACATGGAGCTACTGTTCTCCGGTGGCGGTCAGTCCCGGGGCTGACGGGATACTGAATGCTCTCGAAGCATTGCCGAAATTAGGATCATGA
- a CDS encoding DsbA family protein, with translation MMSKLTIPVTKHDHLQGNLHAGCSLVEYGDYECPSCGEVQPIIGKLQAHFGNQMSFVFRNFPLREIHPWAEAAAEVAELAGSQGKFWEMHDLLFANQNNLSESTLQSLVDQLGLSEVKMQQARSNGTLKSIVEGDFAGGIRSGVNGTPTFFLNGDRYDGPVDFESFVALIDQVLISDGD, from the coding sequence ATGATGAGTAAGCTCACCATACCCGTTACGAAGCATGACCATCTACAAGGCAATCTGCATGCGGGCTGCAGCCTTGTTGAGTACGGCGACTATGAGTGTCCATCGTGTGGAGAAGTCCAGCCAATCATTGGGAAGCTACAGGCTCACTTCGGCAACCAAATGTCCTTTGTATTCCGGAACTTTCCGCTGCGGGAAATCCATCCGTGGGCGGAAGCGGCAGCGGAGGTAGCGGAGTTAGCAGGAAGTCAGGGAAAGTTTTGGGAGATGCACGACCTGCTTTTCGCGAATCAGAATAATCTGAGCGAAAGCACCCTTCAGTCTCTAGTTGATCAGTTGGGTCTGAGTGAAGTGAAGATGCAACAAGCCAGATCGAATGGAACACTCAAAAGTATTGTTGAAGGTGACTTCGCAGGCGGCATCCGCAGTGGCGTGAATGGAACGCCCACCTTCTTCCTCAACGGAGACCGCTACGACGGTCCTGTAGATTTCGAATCTTTCGTAGCACTCATTGATCAGGTGTTGATTTCGGACGGGGACTAG
- the glgP gene encoding alpha-glucan family phosphorylase, which yields MYSRDTNSYASEAWLQKAYSAHEDIVVAYFSMEFMLSEALPIYSGGLGQVAGDQMKAASDLGVPVVGVGLVYGQGYFRLDSNSDGQQQVLYPVNDPGQLPIRPLRQPNGEWLRIPIQLPASKMWLRCWEVTVGRLKLFLLDTDDFANTAAQRGICSQLYGGDSETRLKQEIVLGIGGWRLLRALGIVPDVCHLNEGHAAFAVLERVRCYMEDHKVSFAVAMTVTRGGNLFTTHTAVPAGFDRFAPELMERYLTHYAREELGVDMDDLLALGRENPRDQSEPFNMAYLAVRGSTHVNGVSKLHGQVSREIFQSLYPRWPQSEVPIGSVTNGVHVPSWDSEGADDLWTETCGLERWHGEEPDVSRVRQLTDSQVWNMRVSGRTSLIDSARQRYARQLASHGIAATDVIDLFSPETLTIGFARRFATYKRPNLLLNDPERLVRLLSNQDHPIQLILAGGKPTHKTCPGKSWSSNGMTS from the coding sequence ATCTATTCGCGGGATACAAACTCTTACGCTTCGGAAGCGTGGTTGCAAAAAGCATACTCAGCCCATGAAGATATTGTCGTCGCCTACTTCAGTATGGAGTTCATGCTTAGCGAGGCGCTGCCAATTTATTCGGGTGGACTTGGCCAAGTTGCCGGGGACCAGATGAAAGCTGCAAGCGATCTGGGGGTGCCCGTCGTGGGAGTGGGGCTTGTCTACGGGCAGGGCTACTTCCGTCTGGACTCTAACTCGGATGGCCAGCAGCAGGTTCTCTATCCGGTGAATGACCCGGGGCAGTTACCAATCCGACCTCTGCGACAGCCCAATGGAGAGTGGTTGCGAATTCCGATTCAGCTACCAGCCTCGAAGATGTGGCTTCGCTGTTGGGAGGTTACGGTCGGTCGATTAAAGCTCTTCCTTTTGGACACAGACGATTTCGCTAATACTGCGGCCCAACGGGGTATCTGTAGCCAACTTTATGGAGGTGATAGCGAAACGCGGCTCAAGCAAGAAATCGTACTCGGTATCGGAGGATGGCGGTTATTGCGCGCTTTAGGTATAGTGCCCGACGTATGCCATCTGAACGAAGGTCACGCTGCTTTCGCAGTACTCGAAAGAGTAAGATGCTACATGGAGGATCACAAGGTTTCATTTGCGGTCGCAATGACGGTCACGCGCGGGGGCAATCTGTTTACAACCCACACCGCCGTTCCGGCGGGATTTGATCGATTCGCTCCAGAGCTTATGGAGAGATACCTAACTCACTATGCACGGGAAGAGTTGGGCGTTGACATGGATGACCTTCTTGCTTTGGGAAGGGAAAACCCTAGAGACCAATCGGAGCCATTCAATATGGCTTACTTGGCGGTCCGTGGAAGCACTCATGTGAACGGAGTCAGTAAGTTGCATGGGCAGGTTAGCCGAGAGATCTTTCAATCACTCTATCCACGCTGGCCGCAGTCGGAGGTTCCTATCGGATCGGTGACAAATGGGGTACATGTACCAAGCTGGGACTCTGAGGGTGCCGACGACTTGTGGACAGAGACTTGCGGACTCGAGCGTTGGCACGGTGAGGAGCCGGACGTTAGTCGGGTCCGTCAACTGACCGACTCGCAAGTGTGGAATATGCGGGTGAGTGGTCGAACTTCCCTCATCGATTCGGCACGGCAGAGGTACGCACGTCAACTTGCCTCGCACGGTATCGCGGCTACTGATGTGATCGACTTGTTCTCCCCGGAAACGTTGACTATCGGCTTTGCCCGGCGATTTGCTACTTATAAGCGCCCAAATCTCCTACTGAATGACCCCGAGAGGCTTGTGCGGTTACTTTCCAATCAGGACCACCCAATCCAGTTAATATTAGCGGGGGGAAAGCCCACCCACAAGACTTGCCCGGGCAAGTCTTGGTCAAGCAATGGAATGACTTCATAA
- a CDS encoding type IV toxin-antitoxin system AbiEi family antitoxin domain-containing protein: MDTQMERLRKFADQQPVIRSADLERLSVPRNYLGRLVREGKLERVGRGLYSSADHPPTENRTLLEVCRKVPQAVVCLSSALRFHEFTTENPFEVWIALKPGAWAPRTDYPPIRVVRVSGEALTFGAVKHLVEGSEIKVYSPAKTVADCFKFRSKIGTELALQALRECFHGNKATMDELWEAAKICRVANVMRPYMESLS, from the coding sequence ATGGACACGCAGATGGAGCGCCTCCGCAAATTTGCCGATCAGCAGCCGGTCATCCGGTCTGCCGACCTTGAACGCCTGTCCGTGCCTCGAAACTACCTCGGTCGTCTCGTACGGGAAGGCAAGCTGGAGAGAGTCGGACGCGGACTCTACTCGTCTGCCGACCACCCGCCCACGGAAAACCGGACTCTGCTGGAGGTGTGCCGGAAGGTGCCCCAAGCCGTGGTCTGTCTCTCGTCCGCACTGCGCTTTCACGAATTCACGACTGAAAATCCCTTCGAGGTCTGGATTGCTCTCAAGCCCGGAGCTTGGGCGCCTCGTACCGATTACCCCCCTATCCGGGTTGTTCGCGTCTCGGGAGAGGCTCTCACGTTCGGCGCGGTGAAGCATCTTGTGGAGGGAAGTGAGATAAAGGTTTATAGTCCCGCCAAGACTGTTGCCGATTGCTTCAAGTTCCGGTCGAAGATCGGGACTGAACTGGCGCTTCAAGCCCTTCGAGAGTGCTTTCACGGGAACAAAGCCACCATGGACGAACTCTGGGAGGCGGCGAAGATCTGTCGAGTCGCCAACGTCATGCGTCCGTATATGGAATCGCTCTCTTGA
- a CDS encoding zinc-binding alcohol dehydrogenase family protein gives MKAAVYDPKRSNSSQLVEIMDVPRPEVVPGHILLRVLACGVCRTDLHIAEGDLPALLPRVIPGHQIVGEVIEGATERLPLGTRIGVSWVGGTDGNCWYCQNKMENLCDHPVFTGYSVNGGYAEFVLVREDFAFPLPGELENAQIAPLLCAGIIGFRSLRVAGVLHGEKVGLFGFGSSAALAIRILQFWKCEVYVVTRGQAHRDFATSLGATWVGDEGATPPVSLDRAITFAPSGKVVVSALSSLRKGGVVAVNAIHLDQMPSFDYDKWLWGERQIRSVANMTRDDARDFLELARQLQFRPQITVLSLDDAHKALIAVKNEDESGSIVIVP, from the coding sequence GTGAAAGCTGCTGTCTACGATCCGAAACGATCGAACTCGTCACAGTTGGTTGAAATCATGGATGTCCCGCGTCCTGAAGTTGTACCAGGGCACATCCTTCTGCGAGTTCTCGCTTGCGGGGTCTGCCGTACCGATTTGCATATCGCTGAGGGCGACTTGCCGGCACTCCTGCCCCGAGTCATTCCGGGTCACCAAATCGTCGGTGAAGTCATTGAGGGAGCCACTGAGCGCCTTCCGCTCGGAACACGCATAGGCGTTTCGTGGGTGGGTGGCACCGACGGAAACTGCTGGTATTGCCAGAACAAAATGGAAAACCTCTGCGACCATCCCGTTTTCACCGGTTATTCCGTCAATGGTGGTTACGCAGAATTCGTGCTTGTTCGTGAAGACTTTGCATTCCCGCTTCCAGGCGAACTAGAGAACGCGCAGATCGCTCCCCTGCTCTGCGCAGGCATCATCGGCTTCCGGAGCCTACGTGTTGCCGGAGTCCTGCACGGAGAAAAGGTCGGTCTCTTCGGGTTCGGGAGCTCGGCCGCCTTGGCCATCCGAATCCTTCAATTTTGGAAATGCGAGGTCTACGTTGTGACCCGAGGACAGGCTCATCGCGACTTCGCAACGTCACTCGGTGCTACCTGGGTCGGGGATGAAGGCGCGACACCCCCGGTATCGCTAGATAGAGCGATCACCTTTGCGCCAAGTGGCAAGGTTGTTGTCAGCGCTCTCAGCTCTCTTCGCAAGGGCGGAGTGGTCGCGGTGAACGCGATTCACTTGGACCAAATGCCGTCATTCGACTATGACAAGTGGCTGTGGGGGGAACGGCAGATCCGCAGTGTTGCCAACATGACGCGAGACGATGCCCGTGACTTCCTGGAGCTTGCGCGACAACTCCAGTTTCGACCACAGATAACCGTCCTCTCCCTGGATGATGCCCACAAAGCGCTCATCGCTGTGAAGAACGAAGACGAATCTGGATCGATAGTGATCGTTCCCTAG
- a CDS encoding DUF6629 family protein codes for MCFSATANFVDSGALGAVGIATLTKVKHRRELLFASLPTLFAVHQLIEGFVWLGLDGVLSAKVAHNFGAAFVLCAQGLLPFLMPLSVMLFEQTRARRRAMMPFVILGGLLALYMLWGLTVYPLRVSVDRNGIVYVNDATNKTWVAALYIIATCGSLFFSEIFMMVAFGLENLVILLVFIDVKRYAGTSVWCAYAALASVTVLVYFLESAENRPFRYIEAL; via the coding sequence ATGTGTTTCTCGGCGACAGCGAACTTTGTAGATAGCGGCGCGCTCGGTGCCGTGGGAATCGCAACACTAACAAAGGTCAAGCATCGTCGCGAACTGTTGTTTGCATCACTCCCCACATTGTTTGCTGTGCATCAGCTCATCGAAGGTTTCGTATGGCTGGGTCTAGATGGAGTCTTGTCGGCGAAGGTGGCCCACAATTTCGGCGCAGCGTTCGTCCTATGCGCTCAGGGACTATTGCCCTTCCTCATGCCGCTGAGTGTCATGCTCTTCGAGCAAACGCGCGCGCGACGACGGGCGATGATGCCATTTGTGATCCTCGGAGGGCTGCTGGCGCTATACATGCTCTGGGGGTTGACGGTTTATCCGCTGCGAGTCTCCGTGGACCGTAACGGCATTGTTTACGTCAACGACGCGACCAATAAGACATGGGTTGCAGCGCTCTACATCATCGCAACCTGCGGGTCGCTCTTCTTTTCTGAGATCTTCATGATGGTGGCTTTTGGTCTGGAGAATTTGGTCATCTTGTTGGTTTTCATCGACGTAAAACGATATGCAGGCACATCAGTATGGTGCGCGTATGCAGCGTTAGCCAGCGTGACCGTTCTTGTCTACTTCTTGGAAAGCGCCGAAAACCGACCGTTTAGGTATATTGAGGCTCTTTAG
- a CDS encoding DUF3417 domain-containing protein, whose translation MLTDLALNLHWTWNHGSDELWKRLDAELWQNTQNPWVILQTVSPRHYHRRSC comes from the coding sequence ATGCTAACCGATCTAGCTCTGAATCTTCACTGGACTTGGAATCATGGTTCGGATGAGCTTTGGAAACGGCTAGATGCAGAACTCTGGCAAAACACGCAGAATCCTTGGGTAATCCTTCAGACCGTCTCGCCCAGACACTATCACCGCCGCTCTTGCTGA